One window of Branchiostoma lanceolatum isolate klBraLanc5 chromosome 6, klBraLanc5.hap2, whole genome shotgun sequence genomic DNA carries:
- the LOC136437191 gene encoding motile sperm domain-containing protein 2-like, producing the protein MTKMAEVADGKEDRKVQIRELRERFLREQADAITQNDLFDPRDIAKVRKDDEYLESYLLSRPTPEAAYDMLVSALKWRKEFGVYDISESSLPVATFEKGAMFAHNEDKEGHPILIFIAKLHKKDSSKYQELCRFLVFWLERISTRNPGKQMTIMFDMMESGLGNMDMDFIRFLINCFKNYFPNQLAYLLVYEMPWILNTAWKIIKTWLPPDSVKKIKFVNRNEVQQYISPDQLATRMGGTDTFLYTYPPLPDDLPNPSTPRGTPPESPNIVRANGEVSNNPSSRKVTFSADTKDSVRRRHSDSGAAGGDTKSDKGVRSYIRLRK; encoded by the exons ACGCCATTACGCAGAACGACCTGTTTGACCCTCGGGACATTGCCAAGGTCAGGAAGGATGACGAGTACTTGGAGAGCTACCTGCTGTCCCGCCCCACCCCTGAAGCCGCCTACGACATGCTTGTCAGCGCGCTGAAGTGGAGGAAGGAGTTCGGAGTTTATG ACATTTCTGAGTCCAGCCTACCTGTGGCCACGTTTGAGAAGGGAGCCATGTTTGCACACAACGAGGACAAGGAGGGGCATCCCATCT TGATTTTCATTGCGAAGCTGCACAAGAAGGACTCATCGAAGTACCAGGAGCTGTGTCGGTTCCTGGTGTTCTGGCTGGAGAGGATCAGCACCAGGAACCCGGGGAAGCAGATGACCATCATGTTCGACATGATGGAATCGGGGCTGGGTAATATG GATATGGATTTCATTAGGTTCTTAATCAACTGTTTCAAGAACTACTTTCCCAACCAGCTTG CCTACCTGCTGGTCTATGAAATGCCATGGATTCTCAACA CTGCCTGGAAGATTATCAAAACGTGGCTCCCGCCTGATTCTGTCAAGAAGATCAAGTTTGTGAACCGTAACGAGGTTCAGCAGTATATCTCCCCCGACCAGCTGGCTACTCGCATGGGAGGCACG gacacattcctgtacacgTACCCACCCCTGCCTGACGACCTCCCCAACCCCTCCACACCCAGGGGCACCCCTCCCGAGTCCCCCAACATTGTACGGGCCAATGGGGAGGTCTCTAACAACCCAAGCTCCAGAAAG GTGACGTTCTCAGCTGACACAAAGGACAGTGTGCGAAGAAGACACAGTGACTCCGGGGCGGCGGGAGGGGACACAAAATCTGACAAAGGGGTGAGGAGTTACATTAG GTTAAGAAAATAG